A stretch of Brassica rapa cultivar Chiifu-401-42 chromosome A08, CAAS_Brap_v3.01, whole genome shotgun sequence DNA encodes these proteins:
- the LOC103834193 gene encoding vesicle-associated protein 4-2 isoform X2, protein MTMTTEEKPASDGRGWGIFKIPFRNSHGNASSAATSPFPSGASSSSSHLHHHHHGYNGPHGDGSGQNQHPTPSPSVSSVAKSLLPVKRRLKLDPSEKLYFPYEPGKQVRSAIKIKNTSKSHVAFKFQTTEPKSCFMRPPGAILAPGETIIATVFKFVEPPENNEKPVDQRSRVKFKIMSLKVKGPMDYVPELFDEQKEDVSKEQILRVIFLDPERPNPALEKLKRQLAEADAAVEARKKPPEETGPKMIGEGLVIDEWKERRERYLAQQQGEGVDSV, encoded by the exons ATGACTATGACGACGGAGGAGAAACCAGCATCCGACGGCCGAGGCTGGGGTATCTTCAAAATCCCGTTTCGAAACTCTCACGGAAACGCCTCTAGTGCCGCCACGTCACCGTTTCCGTCAGgagcttcttcctcttcttctcatctccatcaccatcatcatggCTACAACGGACCTCACGGTGATGGATCGGGTCAAAACCAGCACCCGACTCCTTCGCCTTCGGTATCGTCCGTCGCTAAGTCGCTTCTGCCTGTAAAACGCAGATTGAAGCTTGATCCGTCGGAGAAACTCTATTTCCCTT ATGAGCCTGGGAAGCAAGTGAGGAGCGCTATTAAGATTAAAAACACCAGCAAATCACATGTAGCGTTTAAG TTTCAAACAACTGAGCCGAAGAGTTGCTTCATGCGTCCACCAGGTGCTATTCTTGCTCCTGGAGAGACTATTATCGCCACTG TGTTCAAATTTGTTGAGCCTCCTGAGAATAACGAAAAGCCAGTGGATCAAAGGAGCAGGGTTAAGTTTAAAATCATGAGCCTGAAGGTTAAAGGTCCAATGGACTATGTACCTGAGCTG TTTGATGAGCAGAAGGAAGATGTGTCTAAGGAGCAAATATTGCGTGTTATCTTCCTGGATCCAGAACGTCCCAACCCT GCACTGGAGAAACTGAAGCGTCAGCTAGCTGAAGCGGATGCAGCAGTGGAGGCAAGAAAGAAACCACCAGAGGAAACAGGTCCAAAGATGATTGGAGAAGGACTTGTGATTGATGAATGG AAGGAGCGACGAGAGAGATATCTTGCACAGCAACAAGGCGAAGGAGTTGACTCTGTCTAA
- the LOC103834195 gene encoding transcription factor MYB102-like — MGRSPCCEKNGLKKGPWTSEEDQKLLDYIQKHGYGNWRTLPKNAGLQRCGKSCRLRWTNYLRPDIKRGRFSFEEEETIIHLHSFLGNKWSAIAARLPGRTDNEIKNFWNTHIRKKLLRMGIDPVTHSPRLDLLDVSSILASSLHNSSSDHLKMSRLMMDAHRQHQQQQPLINPEILKLATSLFSQNHNQNFVMDHESKIHDNHTAYHHDVNQIGVNQYQTDHQELQYCLPPFPNEAHFNDMDHHGEHTFASNSSTSVQDCNIQPFNDYASSSFVLDHSYLDQSFNFADSVLNTPSSSPSMLNSSAMAYINSSSCSTEDEMENYCNNLMKFDIPNFLDVDGFIL, encoded by the exons ATGGGAAGATCACCTTGTTGCGAGAAGAACGGGCTCAAGAAAGGGCCGTGGACGTCCGAAGAAGACCAGAAGCTCCTTGACTATATCCAGAAACATGGATATGGTAACTGGAGAACCCTTCCTAAAAATGCTG GTTTGCAGAGATGTGGCAAGAGTTGCCGATTAAGGTGGACTAACTATCTCCGACCAGATATAAAGCGAGGAAGATTCTcctttgaagaagaagaaacaattaTTCATCTTCATAGCTTTTTAGGAAACAA GTGGTCTGCTATTGCGGCGCGTCTGCCTGGAAGAACAGATAACGAAATCAAGAACTTCTGGAATACACATATAAGAAAGAAACTACTTAGAATGGGGATCGATCCAGTGACTCACAGTCCGCGACTCGATCTCCTCGACGTCTCATCCATCTTAGCATCATCTCTACACAATTCTTCTTCAGATCATTTGAAGATGTCAAGACTCATGATGGATGCTCATCGTCagcatcaacaacaacaaccattgATTAACCCCGAAATACTCAAGCTCGCtacctctctcttctctcaaaACCACAACCAAAACTTCGTGATGGATCATGAATCCAAAATCCATGATAACCACACGGCTTATCATCATGATGTTAACCAAATAGGAGTAAATCAATACCAGACCGACCATCAAGAACTCCAGTATTGCTTGCCACCATTCCCCAACGAAGCTCACTTTAACGATATGGATCATCACGGAGAACATACGTTTGCTTCAAACTCGAGTACGTCGGTCCAAGATTGCAATATTCAGCCGTTCAACGACTATGCAAGCTCTAGTTTTGTATTAGACCATTCTTATTTAGATCAGAGCTTCAATTTTGCTGATTCGGTCTTGAACACGCCATCCTCGAGTCCAAGTATGTTAAACTCCAGTGCCATGGCTTACATCAACAGTAGCAGTTGTAGCACTGAAGATGAAATGGAAAATTATTGCAATAATCTCATGAAATTTGATATTCCCAATTTCTTGGACGTCGAtggttttattttatga
- the LOC103834193 gene encoding vesicle-associated protein 4-2 isoform X1: MTMTTEEKPASDGRGWGIFKIPFRNSHGNASSAATSPFPSGASSSSSHLHHHHHGYNGPHGDGSGQNQHPTPSPSVSSVAKSLLPVKRRLKLDPSEKLYFPYEPGKQVRSAIKIKNTSKSHVAFKFQTTEPKSCFMRPPGAILAPGETIIATVFKFVEPPENNEKPVDQRSRVKFKIMSLKVKGPMDYVPELFDEQKEDVSKEQILRVIFLDPERPNPALEKLKRQLAEADAAVEARKKPPEETGPKMIGEGLVIDEWLLLWSLLSENKTQKERRERYLAQQQGEGVDSV, encoded by the exons ATGACTATGACGACGGAGGAGAAACCAGCATCCGACGGCCGAGGCTGGGGTATCTTCAAAATCCCGTTTCGAAACTCTCACGGAAACGCCTCTAGTGCCGCCACGTCACCGTTTCCGTCAGgagcttcttcctcttcttctcatctccatcaccatcatcatggCTACAACGGACCTCACGGTGATGGATCGGGTCAAAACCAGCACCCGACTCCTTCGCCTTCGGTATCGTCCGTCGCTAAGTCGCTTCTGCCTGTAAAACGCAGATTGAAGCTTGATCCGTCGGAGAAACTCTATTTCCCTT ATGAGCCTGGGAAGCAAGTGAGGAGCGCTATTAAGATTAAAAACACCAGCAAATCACATGTAGCGTTTAAG TTTCAAACAACTGAGCCGAAGAGTTGCTTCATGCGTCCACCAGGTGCTATTCTTGCTCCTGGAGAGACTATTATCGCCACTG TGTTCAAATTTGTTGAGCCTCCTGAGAATAACGAAAAGCCAGTGGATCAAAGGAGCAGGGTTAAGTTTAAAATCATGAGCCTGAAGGTTAAAGGTCCAATGGACTATGTACCTGAGCTG TTTGATGAGCAGAAGGAAGATGTGTCTAAGGAGCAAATATTGCGTGTTATCTTCCTGGATCCAGAACGTCCCAACCCT GCACTGGAGAAACTGAAGCGTCAGCTAGCTGAAGCGGATGCAGCAGTGGAGGCAAGAAAGAAACCACCAGAGGAAACAGGTCCAAAGATGATTGGAGAAGGACTTGTGATTGATGAATGG TTGTTGTTGTGGTCTCTCCTCTCTGAAAACAAAACACAGAAGGAGCGACGAGAGAGATATCTTGCACAGCAACAAGGCGAAGGAGTTGACTCTGTCTAA